One region of Aphelocoma coerulescens isolate FSJ_1873_10779 chromosome 12, UR_Acoe_1.0, whole genome shotgun sequence genomic DNA includes:
- the TADA3 gene encoding transcriptional adapter 3 isoform X2, translating to MSELKDCPLQFHDFKSVDHVKVCPRYTAVLARSEDDGIGIEELDTLQLELETLLSSASRRLRVLEAETQILTDWQDKKGDRRFLKLSKDHDVGTSVKHGKPKKQKLEGKGGHGTGPGPGRPKSKNLQPKIQEYEFQDDPIDVPRIPKNDAPNRFWASVEPYCADLTNEEVRVLEELLKPPEDEAEHYKIPPLGKHYSQRWAQEDLLEEQKDGARAAAAADKKKGVLGPLTELDTKDVDALLKKSEAQHEQPEDGCPFGPLTQRLLQALVEENIISPVEDSPIPEITGKDSGADGAGTSPRSQNKPFSVPHTKSLEGRIKEELVAQGLLESEDRPAEDSEDEVLAELRKRQAELKALSAHNRTKKHELLRLAKEELHRQELRQRVRMADNEVMDAFRKIMAARQKKRTPTKKEKDQAWKTLKERESILKLLDG from the exons ATGAGCGAGCTGAAGGACTGCCCGCTGCAGTTCCATGACTTCAAGTCGGTGGACCACGTGAAGGTGTGCCCCCGGTACACGGCCGTGCTGGCCCGCTCGGAGGACGATGGCATCGGCATCGAGGAGCTGGACACGCTGCAGCTGGAACTGGAGACGTTGCTGTCTTCTGCCAGCCGCCGCCTCCGCGTCCTGGAGGCCGAGACGCAG ATCCTGACGGACTGGCAGGATAAGAAGGGCGACCGGCGGTTCCTGAAGCTGAGCAAGGACCACGATGTGGGCACGTCTGTCAAACATGGGAAGCCCAAGAAGCAGAAGCTGGAGGGCAAAGGTGGCCATGGGACTGGGCCTGGGCCTGGCAGGCCCAAGTCCAAGAACCTGCAGCCCAAGATCCAGGAATATGAGTTCCAGGATGATCCCATTGATGTGCCCCGCATCCCCAAAAATGATGCTCCAAACAG GTTCTGGGCATCAGTGGAGCCGTACTGTGCCGATCTCACCAATGAGGAGGTCAGagtcctggaggagctgctcaaGCCGCCGGAGGACGAGGCTGAACATTACAAG ATTCCACCGCTGGGGAAGCATTACTCCCAGCGTTGGGCACAAGAGGAcctgctggaggagcagaaggACGGAGCccgggcagcagctgctgccgaCAAGAAGAAGGGTGTCCTGGGGCCGCTGACTGAGCTGGACACTAAAG acGTTGATGCCCTCCTGAAGAAGTCAGAAGCCCAGCACGAGCAGCCAGAGGATGGGTGTCCCTTTGGTCCCCTGACACAGCGTCTCCTGCAGGCCCTTGTGGAG GAGAACATCATATCCCCTGTTGAGGACTCCCCGATCCCTGAGATCACTGGCAAGGACTCAGGAGCTGACGGTGCTGGCACATCTCCCCGCAGCCAGAACAAGCCCTTCAG tgtcccccACACCAAGTCACTGGAGGGGCGGATCAAGGAGGAGTTGGTGGCCCAGGGCCTGCTGGAGTCAGAGGACCGTCCGGCCGAGGACTCGGAGGACGAGGTGTTGGCTGAGCTGCGCAAGAGGCAGGCAGAGCTGAAGGCGCTCAGCGCCCACAACCGCACCAAGAAGCACGAACTGCTGCG gctGGCCAAGGAGGAGCTGCACCGGCAGGAGCTGCGGCAGCGTGTCCGCATGGCTGACAACGAGGTGATGGACGCATTCCGCAAGATCATGGCTGCCCGGCAGAAGAAGCGCACACccaccaaaaaggagaaggACCAGGCCTGGAAGACCTTGAAGGAGCGGGAGAGCATCCTCAAGCTGCTGGATGGGTAG
- the CAMK1 gene encoding calcium/calmodulin-dependent protein kinase type 1: MPLGQDGLSWKKRTEDIQRIYDFRDVLGTGAFSEVVLAEEKATRKLVAIKCIAKKALEGKETSIENEIAVLHKIKHPNIVALDDIYESGTHLYLIMQLVSGGELFDRIVEKGFYTERDASALIRQILDAVKYLHDMGIVHRDLKPENLLYYSMDEDSKIMISDFGLSKIEGCGSVMSTACGTPGYVAPEVLAQKPYSKAVDCWSIGVIAYILLCGYPPFYDENDAKLFEQILRAEYEFDSPYWDDISDSAKDFIQHLMEKDPGKRFTCEQALQHPWIAGDTALDKNIHQSVSEQIKKNFAKSKWKQAFNATAVVRHMRKLQLGTSQDVPGQMTPTSPGERLVRGTSNGSECGRPPTGRAQHLPPD; the protein is encoded by the exons ATGCCGCTGGGGCAAGATGGGCTCAGCTGGAAGAAGAGGACCGAGGATATTCAGAGGATCTATGATTTCCGAGATGTCCTGGGCAC GGGGGCCTTCTCCGAGGTGGTCCTGGCAGAGGAGAAGGCGACGCGGAAGCTCGTGGCCATCAAGTGCATTGCCAAGAAGGCACTGGAGGGAAAGGAGACCAGCATTGAGAATGAGATTGCCGTCCTCCACAA AATCAAGCACCCCAATATCGTGGCCTTGGATGACATCTACGAGAGTGGCACCCACCTCTACCTCATCATGCAGCT ggtctctgggggggaaCTCTTTGATCGCATTGTGGAGAAGGGCTTCTACACCGAGCGGGACGCCAGCGCCCTGATCCGGCAGATCCTCGATGCTGTCAAATACCTGCATGACATGGGTATAGTCCACCGTGACCTGAAG CCCGAGAACCTGCTCTATTACAGCATGGATGAGGACTCCAAGATCATGATCAGTGACTTTGGGCTGTCAAAGATTGAGGGCTGTGGCAGCGTCATGTCCACAGCCTGTGGCACCCCTGGCTATGTGG cccctgagGTGCTGGCACAGAAGCCCTACAGCAAAGCAGTGGATTGCTGGTCCATCGGAGTCATCGCCTACATCCT GCTCTGCGGCTACCCCCCTTTCTATGATGAGAACGATGCCAAGCTCTTTGAGCAGATCCTGCGGGCTGAGTACGAGTTCGACTCACCCTACTGGGATGATATCTCAGACTCAG ccaaggactttATCCAGCACCTAATGGAGAAGGACCCTGGCAAGCGCTTCACCTGTGAGCAagccctgcagcatccctg GATTGCCGGGGACACAGCCCTGGACAAGAATATCCACCAGTCAGTGAGTGAGCAGATCAAGAAGAACTTCGcaaagagcaagtggaag CAAGCTTTCAATGCCACGGCGGTGGTGAGACACATGAgaaagctgcagctgggaaccAGCCAGGACGTCCCTGGGCAGATGACTCCCACCAGCCCTGGAGAGCGGCTGGTCAGGGGGACCAGCAATG gGTCAGAGTGTGGGCGCCCACccacaggcagagctcagcaTCTCCCACCAGACTGA
- the OGG1 gene encoding N-glycosylase/DNA lyase isoform X2 has protein sequence MKLRDAPSACPSLWRCLPCPPAELRLDLVLSSGQSFRWWESSPGAWTGVLGGRVWTLRQDGDRLWYTVYGEEDEHEEEEQGGCPAKAAKLDAAETDRILRDYFQLDVGLSALYRAWGAADPLFRKVANDFPGVRVLRQDPVECLFSFICTSNNHISRITAMIERLCQAFGRRLCCLDSRPFHAFPSLSALTGADAEARLRALGFGYRAKFVSGSARAIAEGLGTEGLCQLRTEPYAEARRVLCALPGVGAKAEAVPVDTHVWHIARQRYGVALGGKSLTPRAYQEIGDFFRGLWGPRAGWAQAVLFCADLRKGQNQPAASIGPGRAEAGRTMGMGPSRDTPGGTVT, from the exons ATGAAGCTGCGGGACGCCCCGTCCGCCTGCCCGTCCCTGTGGCGCTGCCTGCCGTGCCCACCGGCCGAGCTGCGCCTGGACCTGGTGCTCTCCTCGGGACAGAGCTTCCG GTGGTGGGAGAGCAGCCCGGGGGCCTGGACGGGTGTGCTGGGGGGGCGCGTCTGGACACTGCGGCAGGACGGGGACCGGCTCTGGTATACGGTGTACGGCGAGGAGGATGAgcacgaggaggaggagcagggtggGTGTCCCGCCAAAGCAGCGAAGCTGGACGCCGCAGAGACGGACCGGATCCTGCGCGACTACTTCCAGCTGGACGTGGGGCTGTCGGCCCTGTACCGTGCCTGGGGGGCGGCCGATCCCCTGTTCCGCAAGGTGGCCAATGACTTCCCAG GGGTGCGGGTGCTGCGGCAGGACCCCGTCGAGTGCCTCTTCTCCTTCATCTGCACCTCCAACAACCACATTTCCCGCATCACTGCCATGATCGAGCGCCTCTGCCAGGCCTTCGGCCGCCGCCTCTGCTGCCTCGATTCCCGACCCTTCCACGCCTTCCCATCCCTCTCGGCACTCACAG GCGCTGATGCCGAGGCCCGGCTGCGGGCGCTGGGCTTTGGGTACCGGGCCAAGTTCGTCAGCGGGAGTGCACGGGCCATCGCCGAAGGGCTCGGCACCgaggggctgtgccagctccgCACCGAGCCCTATGCCGAGGCCCGGAGGGTGCTGTGTGCCCTGCCTGGTGTAGGTGCCAAG GCGGAGGCGGTGCCGGTGGACACCCATGTCTGGCACATTGCACGGCAGCGCTATGGCGTGGCACTGGGCGGCAAGAGCCTGACCCCCCGGGCCTACCAGGAGATCg GTGACTTCTTCCGGGGCCTATGGGGCCCTCGTGCTGGCTGGGCACAGGCA GTCCTGTTCTGTGCCGATCTCCGCAAGGGCCAaaaccagccagcagccagcatcgggcctgggagagctgaggCTGGGAGAACTATGGGGATGGGCCCCTCTAGGGACACTCCAGGAGGAACAGTGACTTGA
- the TADA3 gene encoding transcriptional adapter 3 isoform X1, producing the protein MSELKDCPLQFHDFKSVDHVKVCPRYTAVLARSEDDGIGIEELDTLQLELETLLSSASRRLRVLEAETQILTDWQDKKGDRRFLKLSKDHDVGTSVKHGKPKKQKLEGKGGHGTGPGPGRPKSKNLQPKIQEYEFQDDPIDVPRIPKNDAPNRFWASVEPYCADLTNEEVRVLEELLKPPEDEAEHYKIPPLGKHYSQRWAQEDLLEEQKDGARAAAAADKKKGVLGPLTELDTKGAPIPPLPLPRGAGSACAQCSQAQESLRLPCPTAHVCAFGVAFFLPDVDALLKKSEAQHEQPEDGCPFGPLTQRLLQALVEENIISPVEDSPIPEITGKDSGADGAGTSPRSQNKPFSVPHTKSLEGRIKEELVAQGLLESEDRPAEDSEDEVLAELRKRQAELKALSAHNRTKKHELLRLAKEELHRQELRQRVRMADNEVMDAFRKIMAARQKKRTPTKKEKDQAWKTLKERESILKLLDG; encoded by the exons ATGAGCGAGCTGAAGGACTGCCCGCTGCAGTTCCATGACTTCAAGTCGGTGGACCACGTGAAGGTGTGCCCCCGGTACACGGCCGTGCTGGCCCGCTCGGAGGACGATGGCATCGGCATCGAGGAGCTGGACACGCTGCAGCTGGAACTGGAGACGTTGCTGTCTTCTGCCAGCCGCCGCCTCCGCGTCCTGGAGGCCGAGACGCAG ATCCTGACGGACTGGCAGGATAAGAAGGGCGACCGGCGGTTCCTGAAGCTGAGCAAGGACCACGATGTGGGCACGTCTGTCAAACATGGGAAGCCCAAGAAGCAGAAGCTGGAGGGCAAAGGTGGCCATGGGACTGGGCCTGGGCCTGGCAGGCCCAAGTCCAAGAACCTGCAGCCCAAGATCCAGGAATATGAGTTCCAGGATGATCCCATTGATGTGCCCCGCATCCCCAAAAATGATGCTCCAAACAG GTTCTGGGCATCAGTGGAGCCGTACTGTGCCGATCTCACCAATGAGGAGGTCAGagtcctggaggagctgctcaaGCCGCCGGAGGACGAGGCTGAACATTACAAG ATTCCACCGCTGGGGAAGCATTACTCCCAGCGTTGGGCACAAGAGGAcctgctggaggagcagaaggACGGAGCccgggcagcagctgctgccgaCAAGAAGAAGGGTGTCCTGGGGCCGCTGACTGAGCTGGACACTAAAGGTGCCCCCATCCCACCCTTGCCTTTgcccagaggggctgggagtgcATGTGCCCAGTGTAGCCAGGCCCAAGAAAGTCTGAGACTGCCCTGCCCCACTGCTCACGTCTGTGCCTTTGGggttgcttttttcctcccagacGTTGATGCCCTCCTGAAGAAGTCAGAAGCCCAGCACGAGCAGCCAGAGGATGGGTGTCCCTTTGGTCCCCTGACACAGCGTCTCCTGCAGGCCCTTGTGGAG GAGAACATCATATCCCCTGTTGAGGACTCCCCGATCCCTGAGATCACTGGCAAGGACTCAGGAGCTGACGGTGCTGGCACATCTCCCCGCAGCCAGAACAAGCCCTTCAG tgtcccccACACCAAGTCACTGGAGGGGCGGATCAAGGAGGAGTTGGTGGCCCAGGGCCTGCTGGAGTCAGAGGACCGTCCGGCCGAGGACTCGGAGGACGAGGTGTTGGCTGAGCTGCGCAAGAGGCAGGCAGAGCTGAAGGCGCTCAGCGCCCACAACCGCACCAAGAAGCACGAACTGCTGCG gctGGCCAAGGAGGAGCTGCACCGGCAGGAGCTGCGGCAGCGTGTCCGCATGGCTGACAACGAGGTGATGGACGCATTCCGCAAGATCATGGCTGCCCGGCAGAAGAAGCGCACACccaccaaaaaggagaaggACCAGGCCTGGAAGACCTTGAAGGAGCGGGAGAGCATCCTCAAGCTGCTGGATGGGTAG
- the OGG1 gene encoding N-glycosylase/DNA lyase isoform X1 produces the protein MKLRDAPSACPSLWRCLPCPPAELRLDLVLSSGQSFRWWESSPGAWTGVLGGRVWTLRQDGDRLWYTVYGEEDEHEEEEQGGCPAKAAKLDAAETDRILRDYFQLDVGLSALYRAWGAADPLFRKVANDFPGVRVLRQDPVECLFSFICTSNNHISRITAMIERLCQAFGRRLCCLDSRPFHAFPSLSALTGADAEARLRALGFGYRAKFVSGSARAIAEGLGTEGLCQLRTEPYAEARRVLCALPGVGAKVADCVCLLSLDKAEAVPVDTHVWHIARQRYGVALGGKSLTPRAYQEIGDFFRGLWGPRAGWAQAVLFCADLRKGQNQPAASIGPGRAEAGRTMGMGPSRDTPGGTVT, from the exons ATGAAGCTGCGGGACGCCCCGTCCGCCTGCCCGTCCCTGTGGCGCTGCCTGCCGTGCCCACCGGCCGAGCTGCGCCTGGACCTGGTGCTCTCCTCGGGACAGAGCTTCCG GTGGTGGGAGAGCAGCCCGGGGGCCTGGACGGGTGTGCTGGGGGGGCGCGTCTGGACACTGCGGCAGGACGGGGACCGGCTCTGGTATACGGTGTACGGCGAGGAGGATGAgcacgaggaggaggagcagggtggGTGTCCCGCCAAAGCAGCGAAGCTGGACGCCGCAGAGACGGACCGGATCCTGCGCGACTACTTCCAGCTGGACGTGGGGCTGTCGGCCCTGTACCGTGCCTGGGGGGCGGCCGATCCCCTGTTCCGCAAGGTGGCCAATGACTTCCCAG GGGTGCGGGTGCTGCGGCAGGACCCCGTCGAGTGCCTCTTCTCCTTCATCTGCACCTCCAACAACCACATTTCCCGCATCACTGCCATGATCGAGCGCCTCTGCCAGGCCTTCGGCCGCCGCCTCTGCTGCCTCGATTCCCGACCCTTCCACGCCTTCCCATCCCTCTCGGCACTCACAG GCGCTGATGCCGAGGCCCGGCTGCGGGCGCTGGGCTTTGGGTACCGGGCCAAGTTCGTCAGCGGGAGTGCACGGGCCATCGCCGAAGGGCTCGGCACCgaggggctgtgccagctccgCACCGAGCCCTATGCCGAGGCCCGGAGGGTGCTGTGTGCCCTGCCTGGTGTAGGTGCCAAG GTGGCCGACTGTGTCTGCCTGTTGTCCCTGGACAAGGCGGAGGCGGTGCCGGTGGACACCCATGTCTGGCACATTGCACGGCAGCGCTATGGCGTGGCACTGGGCGGCAAGAGCCTGACCCCCCGGGCCTACCAGGAGATCg GTGACTTCTTCCGGGGCCTATGGGGCCCTCGTGCTGGCTGGGCACAGGCA GTCCTGTTCTGTGCCGATCTCCGCAAGGGCCAaaaccagccagcagccagcatcgggcctgggagagctgaggCTGGGAGAACTATGGGGATGGGCCCCTCTAGGGACACTCCAGGAGGAACAGTGACTTGA